A region of Coccinella septempunctata chromosome 5, icCocSept1.1, whole genome shotgun sequence DNA encodes the following proteins:
- the LOC123314371 gene encoding uncharacterized protein LOC123314371 isoform X2, translating into MLRRRLIVVSSFAERIVVLKFLTTMATNSSHLSKDILTHVNFNLSRIEFLSLSKMENKAVRKHFVYFLTALLIDIEYPVLSLLLSKKGLLTSIIPGLTYDEADTVCFILTAMKSSILENPAVSKTIKMKTFNTIVVKNIVNLYNWKGPRNLKSLKGEEPKISVNEVQKARVSQCVHEFLMILCTSHKYGVIFRDPLVGIGKKTQNALIYTVVDSMDSPWEHSYASELVIKICSACPDITKYIWNNIKTVLEPRFSPKWLKLVEFVKRLLVELNASCLEPCIKKLTAQQICTVITALVAPIPVLKVMISENGTYDLQSVKYQVFSLISLMLKSIESYLSACKNWLSIEKYNKLKNYLAIHIERNFPMSDVLLKNWNTETKKEEDKSFNLLEGLSIVFDIFEHYINLCPELLSTLGFSHDDLKKFLESVMSLSSGDSNGEKEKLQVQIIDIYLSCNPSLFALESDSFDFFLSLLFRICYENVENSDFKGISVLRKLLKSTGIFDYALDRELNVWINGIFSLKSYKDTVPEFIAASIKLANLKATEYFEVISQYQESFDDDNNYPVSGLGPMFLGILDHFCTITAEKSILSYMNFVIPNLIFLQYDFRIISQIITNRQSLYSPLQEYIDSILSDVPVSFEIPKVLRILGKENVFNCFNVALANDSFESFLNENLKILYPDLQLDLLQMGIFYLSRLMVSDNPQKVKYSKNLTIYINFILDKTRFDPDIILSNSSFIQNFSILEMDSNGELNFCTNFLIDFIKCYTEKFDLLDSHMKFFHKKILRMTFKILKHPKKYNDFQVTHIMNLFRLSSETYLKILIKISDCVHENIDKCKFKVFYSILVHSLEKYCQSNVEQFQCLSEDVLSNLLTFCISLNQQGEIKSFELSKQFLTYFSLFPEKIECVGSDFVSSIVSLKEYQKANTDLIVFILKRRDDLFPSVEEKLEDIIFVKGMFYPILQLLNDKYLEVHNNRKEWLQELFRKIYNNFEEVLHKTLRKPQKASQHLDDNYRGVCLLIDLNFQKEKFQEYISKVLKFEVTKIFHVHLLNTIFRKFIATEIDSSEVNNQILTFVHLLLNALKRIPKNEEHIEETLNTVCDCLITYLDDLNGSKNKSDFTIIRNNESFKVMLKFLLKYGVCDYEKLLQLLCSFISIFDRKFDHSQIELIMEMLISHSGFLDVLLSENHKCKKGVLSLMTIICESWPQFMARSHIPKLLASYGATMTETDRMILKLIKMYESVRDEVSFQDFRPYLWGNAGAIHYSVRIDIGEALLKQPKIKDVLNILQEHMVLSTIKNYHLYKNGKNSEELDANTIYDLEFLLPLFIHLLSPENVVQTYQFARSGALSLTLLGLSCPEENMRAATCDALSRFYFHLEARQKGKDNFLYMKLITGICMWMSDTEIPMNNFASIFLSRTALILSKPSYNQIMLPQLSHYLVAKDILDLSTIPELYTYLHSPDVHYKDHRQFIFEILKDGLIVENDFKIFSRSMSLKLLTELYSTRTCDRETRLSILDIFIALCRSRLGVELFCTHSSLLQFFYMEMEETLALKEFDNSIIIKMKELFRRISLYLDFLNVYDKTTYTMIMNKIDKCI; encoded by the exons ATGCTTAGAAGAAGACTCATCGTTGTCTCCAGTTTTG CCGAACGAATTGTGGTTCTAAAATTCCTAACAACAATGGCAACAAATTCTTCTCATCTATCTAAAGATATTTTAACACATGTTAATTTCAATCTGTCAAGAATTGAGTTTTTGAGTCTGAGCAAAATGGAAAACAAGGCTGTGAGAAAACATTTTGTATACTTTCTGACTGCTCTATTGATTGATATTGAGTATCCTGTGTTGTCCTTGCTATTGAGCAAAAAGGGTTTGTTAACCAGCATAATTCCTGGACTTACCTATGATGAAGCCGATACTGTTTGTTTCATACTAACAGCAATGAAAAGTAGTATATTGGAAAATCCAGCTGTATCAAAAACTATTAAGATGAAGACCTTTAATAcaattgtagtgaagaacattGTGAATCTTTACAATTGGAAAGGACCTAGAAATTTGAAGTCTTTGAAGGGAGAAGAGCCAAAAATATCG GTAAATGAAGTTCAAAAAGCAAGAGTTAGCCAATGTGTTCATGAGTTTCTTATGATTCTGTGCACTTCCCATAAATATGGAGTTATATTTAGAGATCCTCTGGTTGGGATTGGtaaaaaaacacaaaatgcCTTGATATATACTGTTGTAGATAGTATGGATTCTCCTTGGGAACATTCCTATGCCTCTGAATTGGTGATTAAGATTTGTTCTGCATGTCCTGATATCACTAAATATATATGGAATAACATCAAAACAGTATTAGAACCTAGGTTTTCGCCTAAGTGGTTGAAACTTGTTGAGTTCGTGAAGAGATTACTTGTGGAGCTGAATGCATCTTGTTTGGAaccatgtataaaaaaattgacTGCTCAGCAG ATTTGTACGGTAATAACAGCTCTTGTTGCACCAATTCCAGTCTTAAAGGTAATGATTTCCGAAAATGGCACTTATGATTTACAGTCTGTGAAGTATCAAGTCTTCTCATTGATATCCTTAATGTTAAAATCAATAGAAAGTTATCTTTCAGCGTGTAAAAATTGGCTGAGTATAGAaaaatacaataaactgaaaaattacTTGGCTATTCATATTGAGAGAAATTTTCCAATGAGTGATGTATTACTCAAGAATTGGAACACTGAAACGAAAAAGGAAGAGGACAAATCATTCAACTTGCTTGAAGGTTTATCTatagtttttgatatttttgagcATTATATCAATCTGTGCCCAGAATTGTTGAGTACTCTGGGCTTTTCACATGATGATTTGAAGAAATTTCTAGAATCTGTAATGTCCTTGAGCAGCGGTGATAGTAATGGAGAAAAAGAAAAACTTCAAGTTCAAATAATTGATATCTATCTCAGTTGTAATCCTTCTCTTTTTGCTTTAGAGTCGGattcttttgattttttcttatCTCTTTTGTTCAGAATCTGctatgaaaatgtggaaaatagtGATTTCAAAGGTATTTCTGTTCTGAGAAAGCTTCTTAAAAGTACTGGAATATTTGACTATGCATTAGATAGAGAACTGAATGTTTGGATCAATGGTATATTCAGTCTCAAGTCTTATAAAGACACAGTACCTGAATTTATAGCCGCTTCCATAAAACTTGCTAATCTCAAAGCTACAGAATATTTTGAGGTAATTTCTCAATACCAGGAATCATTTGACGATGACAATAATTATCCAGTTTCTGGTTTGGGTCCCATGTTTCTCGGaattttagatcatttttgtacCATTACTGCTGAAAAAAGTATATTGTCCTACATGAACTTTGTAATTCCAAATTTGATATTCCTTCAGTATGATTTTCGTATTATTTCTCAGATTATTACAAATCGACAATCATTGTATAGTCCCCTTCAGGAGTATATTGATTCAATTCTATCTGATGTACCAGTTTCATTCGAAATTCCAAAAGTTTTACGGATACTTGGTAAAGAAAATGTGTTTAACTGTTTCAATGTAGCACTTGCAAATGATTCCTTCGAATCATTTCTTAATGAAAATCTTAAAATACTGTATCCAGATTTACAATTGGATTTATTGCAAATGGGTATATTTTATCTTTCAAGATTAATGGTTTCGGACAATCCGCAGAAAGTGAAGTACTCTAAAAATTTGACGATTTACATAAATTTTATATTAGATAAAACCCGTTTTGATCCTGATATCATATTAAGTAATTCATCGTTCATCCAAAATTTCTCTATTCTAGAAATGGACTCTAATGGAGAATTGAATTTTTGCACCAATTTTTTGATAGATTTCATCAAATGCTATACAGAAAAATTTGATTTACTTGACTctcatatgaagtttttccataaaaaaattctGAGAATGACCTTCAAAATTCTTAAGCACCCCAAGAAATATAATGATTTTCAAGTCACACATATAATGAACTTGTTTAGACTGAGTTCTGAAACATACTTGAAGATTCTGATTAAAATTTCGGACTGTgttcatgaaaatattgataaatgcAAATTCAAAGTTTTTTACTCAATTTTGGTACACTCATTGGAAAAATATTGTCAATCAAATGTAGAGCAATTTCAATGTTTATCCGAAGATGTTTTATCTAATTTACTCACGTTTTGTATATCCCTGAATCAACAAGGAGAAATTAAATCATTCGAATtatcaaaacaatttttgacctatttctctttatttcctgaaaaaattgaatgcgTAGGTTCAGATTTTGTCAGTTCTATAGTGAGTCTGAAGGAATATCAAAAAGCAAATACAGATCTGATTGTATTTATCCTCAAAAGAAGGGATGATCTATTCCCCTCTGTTGAGGAAAAATTAGAGGATATAATATTTGTGAAAGGAATGTTTTATCCAATTTTACAGTTATTGAATGACAAATATTTGGAAGTTCATAATAACAGAAAAGAATGGCTTCAAGAACTTTTTcgcaaaatttataataattttgaaGAGGTCCTTCACAAAACGTTGAGAAAACCGCAGAAGGCCAGTCAACATCTTGATGACAATTATCGGGGCGTTTGTCTTTTGATTGATCTAAATTTTCAAaaggaaaaatttcaagaatatatttcaaaagttttgaaatttgaaGTTACTAAAATTTTTCATGTTCACCTTCTGAATACAATATTTAGAAAATTTATTGCAACTGAAATCGATAGCTCTGAAGTTAATAATCAGATACTAACTTTTGTCCATCTACTTCTAAATGCTCTAAAAAGAATTCCCAAAAATGAAGAACATATTGAAGAAACACTCAATACTGTTTGTGATTGTCTCATAACTTATTTGGATGATTTGAATGGGTCTAAAAATAAATCAGATTTCACAATTATACGGAATAATGAATCCTTCAAAGTGATGTTAAAGTTTCTATTGAAATACGGAGTCTGCGATTATGAAAAACTTTTACAATTGCTGTGTAGttttatttccatttttgatCGAAAATTTGATCACAGTCAAATAGAATTGATTATGGAAATGCTGATTTCACATTCTGGATTCTTGGATGtgcttctgagtgaaaatcatAAGTGCAAAAAGGGAGTTTTATCTTTAATGACAATTATTTGTGAAAGCTGGCCCCAGTTCATGGCAAGGAGTCACATTCCGAAATTACTTGCTTCTTATGGAGCTACTATGACTGAAACTGATCGAATGATTTTGAAACTCATCAAGAT GTATGAATCTGTTCGTGATGAAGTATCTTTCCAAGACTTTCGTCCTTATTTATGGGGAAATGCTGGGGCAATCCACTATTCAGTGAGAATCGATATTGGAGAAGCCCTTTTGAAACAACCAAAAATAAAAGATGTACTTAATATTTTGCAAGAACATATGGTCCTAtcaactataaaaaattatcatttgtaCAAAAATGGTAAAAATTCAGAGGAATTGGATGCGAATACAATTTACGATTTGGAGTTCTTGCTACCACTTTTCATCCATTTACTTTCCCCGGAAAACGTAGTTCAAACATACCAATTTGCTAGAAGTGGTGCCTTGTCACTAACACTCTTGGGACTGAGTTGTCCTGAAGAAAATATGAGAGCAGCTACATGTGATGCGCTCTCAAGGTTTTATTTCCATTTGGAGGCCAGACAAAAGGGAAAAGATAATTTCCTATATATGAAACTTATAACTGGTATTTGCATGTGGATGTCTGATACTGAAATTCCTATGAATAATTTTGCGTCAATATTTCTTTCACGGACTGCGTTGATATTGTCCAAACCATCATATAATCAAATAATGTTGCCCCAGTTATCGCACTATCTTGTTGCCAAGGATATTTTAGATCTTTCAACAATACCTGAATTATATACATATCTCCATAGTCCTGATGTCCACTATAAGGATCATCGTCAgttcatatttgaaattttaaaggATGGTTTAATTGTTGAAAACGATTTTAAAATATTCTCGAGATCTATGTCATTGAAGCTATTAACAGAATTATATTCTACTAGAACATGTGATAGAGAAACCAGACTATCaattttagatattttcattgCTCTTTGTAGATCCCGTTTAGGTGTCGAATTATTTTGTACACATTCTAgtttattgcaatttttttatatGGAAATGGAGGAAACTTTAGCTTTGAAAGAATTTGATAATTCTATAATAATCAAGATGAAAGAACTATTCAGAAGGATAAGTTTATATTTAGATTTTCTCAATGTATATGATAAAACGACTTACACAATGATTATGAACAAAATCGATAAATGTATTTAA
- the LOC123314371 gene encoding uncharacterized protein LOC123314371 isoform X3, producing the protein MDSPWEHSYASELVIKICSACPDITKYIWNNIKTVLEPRFSPKWLKLVEFVKRLLVELNASCLEPCIKKLTAQQICTVITALVAPIPVLKVMISENGTYDLQSVKYQVFSLISLMLKSIESYLSACKNWLSIEKYNKLKNYLAIHIERNFPMSDVLLKNWNTETKKEEDKSFNLLEGLSIVFDIFEHYINLCPELLSTLGFSHDDLKKFLESVMSLSSGDSNGEKEKLQVQIIDIYLSCNPSLFALESDSFDFFLSLLFRICYENVENSDFKGISVLRKLLKSTGIFDYALDRELNVWINGIFSLKSYKDTVPEFIAASIKLANLKATEYFEVISQYQESFDDDNNYPVSGLGPMFLGILDHFCTITAEKSILSYMNFVIPNLIFLQYDFRIISQIITNRQSLYSPLQEYIDSILSDVPVSFEIPKVLRILGKENVFNCFNVALANDSFESFLNENLKILYPDLQLDLLQMGIFYLSRLMVSDNPQKVKYSKNLTIYINFILDKTRFDPDIILSNSSFIQNFSILEMDSNGELNFCTNFLIDFIKCYTEKFDLLDSHMKFFHKKILRMTFKILKHPKKYNDFQVTHIMNLFRLSSETYLKILIKISDCVHENIDKCKFKVFYSILVHSLEKYCQSNVEQFQCLSEDVLSNLLTFCISLNQQGEIKSFELSKQFLTYFSLFPEKIECVGSDFVSSIVSLKEYQKANTDLIVFILKRRDDLFPSVEEKLEDIIFVKGMFYPILQLLNDKYLEVHNNRKEWLQELFRKIYNNFEEVLHKTLRKPQKASQHLDDNYRGVCLLIDLNFQKEKFQEYISKVLKFEVTKIFHVHLLNTIFRKFIATEIDSSEVNNQILTFVHLLLNALKRIPKNEEHIEETLNTVCDCLITYLDDLNGSKNKSDFTIIRNNESFKVMLKFLLKYGVCDYEKLLQLLCSFISIFDRKFDHSQIELIMEMLISHSGFLDVLLSENHKCKKGVLSLMTIICESWPQFMARSHIPKLLASYGATMTETDRMILKLIKMYESVRDEVSFQDFRPYLWGNAGAIHYSVRIDIGEALLKQPKIKDVLNILQEHMVLSTIKNYHLYKNGKNSEELDANTIYDLEFLLPLFIHLLSPENVVQTYQFARSGALSLTLLGLSCPEENMRAATCDALSRFYFHLEARQKGKDNFLYMKLITGICMWMSDTEIPMNNFASIFLSRTALILSKPSYNQIMLPQLSHYLVAKDILDLSTIPELYTYLHSPDVHYKDHRQFIFEILKDGLIVENDFKIFSRSMSLKLLTELYSTRTCDRETRLSILDIFIALCRSRLGVELFCTHSSLLQFFYMEMEETLALKEFDNSIIIKMKELFRRISLYLDFLNVYDKTTYTMIMNKIDKCI; encoded by the exons ATGGATTCTCCTTGGGAACATTCCTATGCCTCTGAATTGGTGATTAAGATTTGTTCTGCATGTCCTGATATCACTAAATATATATGGAATAACATCAAAACAGTATTAGAACCTAGGTTTTCGCCTAAGTGGTTGAAACTTGTTGAGTTCGTGAAGAGATTACTTGTGGAGCTGAATGCATCTTGTTTGGAaccatgtataaaaaaattgacTGCTCAGCAG ATTTGTACGGTAATAACAGCTCTTGTTGCACCAATTCCAGTCTTAAAGGTAATGATTTCCGAAAATGGCACTTATGATTTACAGTCTGTGAAGTATCAAGTCTTCTCATTGATATCCTTAATGTTAAAATCAATAGAAAGTTATCTTTCAGCGTGTAAAAATTGGCTGAGTATAGAaaaatacaataaactgaaaaattacTTGGCTATTCATATTGAGAGAAATTTTCCAATGAGTGATGTATTACTCAAGAATTGGAACACTGAAACGAAAAAGGAAGAGGACAAATCATTCAACTTGCTTGAAGGTTTATCTatagtttttgatatttttgagcATTATATCAATCTGTGCCCAGAATTGTTGAGTACTCTGGGCTTTTCACATGATGATTTGAAGAAATTTCTAGAATCTGTAATGTCCTTGAGCAGCGGTGATAGTAATGGAGAAAAAGAAAAACTTCAAGTTCAAATAATTGATATCTATCTCAGTTGTAATCCTTCTCTTTTTGCTTTAGAGTCGGattcttttgattttttcttatCTCTTTTGTTCAGAATCTGctatgaaaatgtggaaaatagtGATTTCAAAGGTATTTCTGTTCTGAGAAAGCTTCTTAAAAGTACTGGAATATTTGACTATGCATTAGATAGAGAACTGAATGTTTGGATCAATGGTATATTCAGTCTCAAGTCTTATAAAGACACAGTACCTGAATTTATAGCCGCTTCCATAAAACTTGCTAATCTCAAAGCTACAGAATATTTTGAGGTAATTTCTCAATACCAGGAATCATTTGACGATGACAATAATTATCCAGTTTCTGGTTTGGGTCCCATGTTTCTCGGaattttagatcatttttgtacCATTACTGCTGAAAAAAGTATATTGTCCTACATGAACTTTGTAATTCCAAATTTGATATTCCTTCAGTATGATTTTCGTATTATTTCTCAGATTATTACAAATCGACAATCATTGTATAGTCCCCTTCAGGAGTATATTGATTCAATTCTATCTGATGTACCAGTTTCATTCGAAATTCCAAAAGTTTTACGGATACTTGGTAAAGAAAATGTGTTTAACTGTTTCAATGTAGCACTTGCAAATGATTCCTTCGAATCATTTCTTAATGAAAATCTTAAAATACTGTATCCAGATTTACAATTGGATTTATTGCAAATGGGTATATTTTATCTTTCAAGATTAATGGTTTCGGACAATCCGCAGAAAGTGAAGTACTCTAAAAATTTGACGATTTACATAAATTTTATATTAGATAAAACCCGTTTTGATCCTGATATCATATTAAGTAATTCATCGTTCATCCAAAATTTCTCTATTCTAGAAATGGACTCTAATGGAGAATTGAATTTTTGCACCAATTTTTTGATAGATTTCATCAAATGCTATACAGAAAAATTTGATTTACTTGACTctcatatgaagtttttccataaaaaaattctGAGAATGACCTTCAAAATTCTTAAGCACCCCAAGAAATATAATGATTTTCAAGTCACACATATAATGAACTTGTTTAGACTGAGTTCTGAAACATACTTGAAGATTCTGATTAAAATTTCGGACTGTgttcatgaaaatattgataaatgcAAATTCAAAGTTTTTTACTCAATTTTGGTACACTCATTGGAAAAATATTGTCAATCAAATGTAGAGCAATTTCAATGTTTATCCGAAGATGTTTTATCTAATTTACTCACGTTTTGTATATCCCTGAATCAACAAGGAGAAATTAAATCATTCGAATtatcaaaacaatttttgacctatttctctttatttcctgaaaaaattgaatgcgTAGGTTCAGATTTTGTCAGTTCTATAGTGAGTCTGAAGGAATATCAAAAAGCAAATACAGATCTGATTGTATTTATCCTCAAAAGAAGGGATGATCTATTCCCCTCTGTTGAGGAAAAATTAGAGGATATAATATTTGTGAAAGGAATGTTTTATCCAATTTTACAGTTATTGAATGACAAATATTTGGAAGTTCATAATAACAGAAAAGAATGGCTTCAAGAACTTTTTcgcaaaatttataataattttgaaGAGGTCCTTCACAAAACGTTGAGAAAACCGCAGAAGGCCAGTCAACATCTTGATGACAATTATCGGGGCGTTTGTCTTTTGATTGATCTAAATTTTCAAaaggaaaaatttcaagaatatatttcaaaagttttgaaatttgaaGTTACTAAAATTTTTCATGTTCACCTTCTGAATACAATATTTAGAAAATTTATTGCAACTGAAATCGATAGCTCTGAAGTTAATAATCAGATACTAACTTTTGTCCATCTACTTCTAAATGCTCTAAAAAGAATTCCCAAAAATGAAGAACATATTGAAGAAACACTCAATACTGTTTGTGATTGTCTCATAACTTATTTGGATGATTTGAATGGGTCTAAAAATAAATCAGATTTCACAATTATACGGAATAATGAATCCTTCAAAGTGATGTTAAAGTTTCTATTGAAATACGGAGTCTGCGATTATGAAAAACTTTTACAATTGCTGTGTAGttttatttccatttttgatCGAAAATTTGATCACAGTCAAATAGAATTGATTATGGAAATGCTGATTTCACATTCTGGATTCTTGGATGtgcttctgagtgaaaatcatAAGTGCAAAAAGGGAGTTTTATCTTTAATGACAATTATTTGTGAAAGCTGGCCCCAGTTCATGGCAAGGAGTCACATTCCGAAATTACTTGCTTCTTATGGAGCTACTATGACTGAAACTGATCGAATGATTTTGAAACTCATCAAGAT GTATGAATCTGTTCGTGATGAAGTATCTTTCCAAGACTTTCGTCCTTATTTATGGGGAAATGCTGGGGCAATCCACTATTCAGTGAGAATCGATATTGGAGAAGCCCTTTTGAAACAACCAAAAATAAAAGATGTACTTAATATTTTGCAAGAACATATGGTCCTAtcaactataaaaaattatcatttgtaCAAAAATGGTAAAAATTCAGAGGAATTGGATGCGAATACAATTTACGATTTGGAGTTCTTGCTACCACTTTTCATCCATTTACTTTCCCCGGAAAACGTAGTTCAAACATACCAATTTGCTAGAAGTGGTGCCTTGTCACTAACACTCTTGGGACTGAGTTGTCCTGAAGAAAATATGAGAGCAGCTACATGTGATGCGCTCTCAAGGTTTTATTTCCATTTGGAGGCCAGACAAAAGGGAAAAGATAATTTCCTATATATGAAACTTATAACTGGTATTTGCATGTGGATGTCTGATACTGAAATTCCTATGAATAATTTTGCGTCAATATTTCTTTCACGGACTGCGTTGATATTGTCCAAACCATCATATAATCAAATAATGTTGCCCCAGTTATCGCACTATCTTGTTGCCAAGGATATTTTAGATCTTTCAACAATACCTGAATTATATACATATCTCCATAGTCCTGATGTCCACTATAAGGATCATCGTCAgttcatatttgaaattttaaaggATGGTTTAATTGTTGAAAACGATTTTAAAATATTCTCGAGATCTATGTCATTGAAGCTATTAACAGAATTATATTCTACTAGAACATGTGATAGAGAAACCAGACTATCaattttagatattttcattgCTCTTTGTAGATCCCGTTTAGGTGTCGAATTATTTTGTACACATTCTAgtttattgcaatttttttatatGGAAATGGAGGAAACTTTAGCTTTGAAAGAATTTGATAATTCTATAATAATCAAGATGAAAGAACTATTCAGAAGGATAAGTTTATATTTAGATTTTCTCAATGTATATGATAAAACGACTTACACAATGATTATGAACAAAATCGATAAATGTATTTAA